A portion of the Candidatus Cloacimonas sp. genome contains these proteins:
- a CDS encoding DEAD/DEAH box helicase: MARLFAKDYHNKSTSWYFNQAVIVLEKDDLWFWKTRNEDGNYQLRFFPAPSKQEYFAEYVDIVFNPETELIVSHSCSQCHTDESCRHYLSILRYAYLNLSTRIFEEEVVETCDGNALSGNELWLNIARNAVLYIEGIYNPESDKIRFYHQDLAPLEPVLMGKLYSREEITDIPQRQLEDYTANLGAFSDADLHLFSFLNQNRCAYSHKNKFWSIYKSDFAKALLIMQNCHTRLVIKETGEELVFQPQPYPLSLRIEPAGTKNYALRAVIIDELSVWFAGNPTWLFFRNQVYKINLHCRKEVIDNIFSSGEVLTARDLVYYRCLVHRELNEQGIYLDFEESIVLPEIIDEAPVKRLHIKKLGDKILIGGYLVFSQEREIPLSVLRFGKPLVFSQYTSPSKEGAAWFHLTPELFAKMQELLNKLPEPEMNRLEQYAELVFSGEERIELLRTAIFELSDQDWDIQIDPELRNYFVAKIPLQVELIARHEEDIDWFTYEVRYNYRDLSFTHEELKRFFRSKEEFLQTADGRLVFISNPQVFYEVEELLSRSEHKTDQIYRSRMMNLPYYLKLREANPAFRMQGDEWLEGLYEALLKRHLEGTETLPLYLQTVLRGYQKAGVAWIKMLAHYHLNGILADEMGLGKTIQALSAITSTAAGQVSLVICPKTLLYNWAAEIDKFHTNIPFAIVDGNKTTRMEILSNPNVRLFIMSYSMVLGDVAFLKNMEFEWVVLDEAQNIKNVSAQRTSAIKKLKSKHRLALTGTPVENNLTELWSILDFLNPGYLGTLNKFKQNYLPAEGETVARLSLSRMVAPFMLRRIKKEVLLELPDKQEQISWCKLNPLQEKLYLQILDMVQKKLLPEGPEMPNYIHILAALTKLRQVCNHPHLANGDILPEPEASSKLEQLLELVTEATNAGHKVLIFSQFVQMLSIIRKVLDAWSMPYCYLDGQTKDRITPIKNFETNPEIKLFLISLKTGGTGLNLTAADTVILYDPWWNPMVENQAIDRTHRIGQTHKVQVFRLITKGTVEEKILQLQQNKRELFETVIEGGQNVLKTMTREDIKSLFSYSE; the protein is encoded by the coding sequence ATGGCACGGCTTTTTGCTAAGGACTATCATAACAAATCTACCAGCTGGTATTTCAATCAGGCAGTTATTGTGCTGGAGAAAGATGATTTATGGTTTTGGAAAACCCGTAATGAAGATGGCAACTATCAACTTCGCTTTTTTCCGGCTCCTTCCAAACAGGAATATTTTGCCGAATATGTAGATATTGTTTTTAATCCGGAAACCGAACTGATTGTTTCTCATAGCTGTTCTCAGTGTCATACGGATGAATCCTGTCGTCATTATCTTTCCATTTTGCGTTATGCTTATCTTAATTTAAGCACCCGCATTTTTGAGGAAGAGGTAGTTGAGACCTGTGACGGGAATGCGCTAAGTGGCAATGAATTATGGCTTAATATTGCCCGCAATGCAGTTCTTTATATAGAGGGAATTTATAACCCCGAAAGTGATAAAATCCGTTTTTATCATCAAGACCTTGCTCCTCTTGAGCCGGTTTTAATGGGTAAACTATACTCCCGGGAAGAAATAACCGATATTCCTCAACGCCAGCTGGAAGATTACACTGCCAATTTGGGTGCTTTTAGTGATGCAGACCTTCATCTTTTTTCCTTTCTAAACCAAAACCGCTGTGCCTATAGTCACAAAAACAAGTTCTGGTCAATTTACAAAAGTGATTTTGCCAAAGCCCTTTTAATTATGCAAAATTGTCATACCCGTTTGGTAATTAAAGAAACGGGAGAAGAGCTTGTTTTTCAGCCCCAGCCCTATCCTCTTTCCTTAAGAATTGAGCCAGCTGGAACAAAGAATTATGCGTTACGGGCTGTTATTATAGATGAACTCTCCGTTTGGTTTGCGGGAAATCCTACCTGGTTATTTTTCCGGAATCAGGTGTATAAAATCAACCTGCATTGCCGTAAAGAAGTGATAGATAATATTTTTAGCAGCGGAGAGGTTTTAACTGCCAGAGATTTAGTTTATTATCGTTGCCTGGTGCATCGTGAACTGAATGAACAAGGCATTTATCTTGATTTTGAGGAGAGCATTGTGCTTCCGGAAATTATTGATGAAGCACCTGTTAAGCGTTTGCATATCAAGAAATTGGGCGATAAAATACTAATTGGTGGTTACCTTGTTTTTTCACAGGAAAGGGAAATTCCTCTTTCCGTTTTGCGTTTTGGTAAGCCCCTTGTTTTTTCTCAATACACTTCTCCTTCTAAAGAAGGTGCTGCCTGGTTTCATCTAACTCCGGAGCTTTTTGCCAAAATGCAGGAACTGCTGAATAAACTTCCTGAACCGGAAATGAACCGTCTGGAACAATATGCCGAACTGGTTTTTAGCGGTGAAGAAAGAATTGAACTATTGAGGACTGCTATTTTTGAACTTAGTGACCAGGATTGGGATATTCAAATTGACCCGGAACTGAGAAATTATTTTGTAGCTAAAATTCCTTTACAGGTGGAACTTATTGCTCGTCACGAAGAAGATATTGACTGGTTTACTTATGAGGTTCGTTACAACTATCGGGATTTGAGTTTCACCCATGAAGAATTGAAACGGTTTTTCCGCAGTAAAGAGGAATTTTTACAGACCGCGGATGGACGCCTGGTATTTATCAGCAACCCGCAGGTTTTTTATGAAGTGGAAGAACTTCTTTCCCGCAGCGAGCACAAAACTGATCAAATTTATCGTTCACGAATGATGAATCTGCCCTATTATCTTAAATTACGGGAAGCCAATCCTGCCTTTAGAATGCAGGGAGATGAATGGTTGGAAGGGCTTTATGAAGCATTACTGAAAAGGCATTTGGAGGGCACTGAAACCTTGCCTTTGTATTTGCAAACCGTTCTAAGGGGTTATCAAAAAGCCGGTGTTGCCTGGATTAAGATGTTGGCTCATTATCACTTAAATGGTATTCTTGCCGATGAAATGGGTTTGGGAAAAACCATTCAAGCGCTTTCTGCAATTACATCTACAGCAGCAGGACAGGTCTCACTGGTAATTTGCCCCAAAACATTACTTTACAATTGGGCTGCTGAAATTGACAAGTTTCACACCAATATCCCTTTTGCCATTGTGGATGGAAATAAGACAACCCGGATGGAAATTCTCTCCAATCCGAATGTTCGGCTCTTTATTATGAGCTATTCTATGGTTTTGGGAGATGTTGCTTTTCTGAAAAATATGGAATTTGAATGGGTTGTTCTGGATGAAGCCCAAAACATTAAAAATGTTTCGGCTCAACGCACTTCCGCTATTAAAAAACTGAAAAGCAAACACCGTTTGGCTTTAACAGGAACACCTGTGGAAAATAATCTTACCGAATTGTGGTCTATCCTGGATTTTCTGAACCCCGGCTATTTGGGAACTCTGAATAAATTTAAACAGAACTATTTACCTGCCGAAGGGGAAACGGTTGCCCGACTATCCTTATCCCGAATGGTTGCCCCTTTCATGCTGCGTAGAATTAAAAAAGAAGTGCTTTTGGAACTTCCGGATAAACAAGAACAAATTTCCTGGTGCAAACTTAATCCTCTGCAGGAAAAACTTTACCTGCAAATTTTGGATATGGTGCAGAAAAAACTGTTGCCTGAGGGACCGGAAATGCCAAACTACATTCATATTTTAGCAGCACTTACAAAACTTAGGCAGGTTTGTAATCACCCTCATCTTGCCAATGGTGATATTTTACCTGAACCGGAGGCATCTTCCAAACTGGAACAACTTTTGGAACTGGTTACAGAAGCTACTAATGCAGGACATAAGGTTTTGATTTTCAGTCAGTTTGTTCAAATGCTGTCTATTATTAGGAAAGTTTTGGATGCCTGGTCTATGCCCTATTGCTATCTGGATGGTCAAACCAAGGATAGAATTACTCCTATAAAGAACTTTGAAACCAATCCCGAGATTAAACTCTTTTTGATTTCTTTAAAAACAGGTGGAACGGGACTAAATTTAACTGCTGCCGATACTGTTATTTTGTATGACCCCTGGTGGAATCCAATGGTGGAAAATCAGGCAATTGATAGAACTCACAGAATTGGGCAAACACATAAGGTTCAAGTTTTCCGTCTCATTACGAAAGGCACTGTAGAAGAGAAAATCCTGCAACTGCAACAAAATAAACGAGAGCTTTTTGAAACCGTTATTGAAGGTGGACAAAATGTGCTGAAAACAATGACCAGGGAAGATATAAAATCTCTTTTCAGTTATTCAGAATGA
- the gap gene encoding type I glyceraldehyde-3-phosphate dehydrogenase, with product MTNVAINGFGRIGRLVLRVILNSHPELNVVAINDLTDAKTLAHLFKYDSVHKIFPGNVSSEENYLVVNGKKFRIFAEKDPEVLPWKDLGVEFVIESTGIFTSREKASKHLKAGAKKVILTAPAKDEIDATIVMGVNHTTLKAEHSIVSNASCTTNCLAPIAKVLQDKFGILNGLMTTIHSYTNDQRILDLPHSDLRRARAAAMSMIPTSTGAAKAIGLVIPELKGKLDGVAIRVPTPDGSLVDLCVNLEVEVTKEEVNAAMKEAAETYLKGYLMYTEEPIVSIDVVGNSYSSIYDALITYTKGKMVKVFSWYDNEYGYSNRVVDLLEYMRML from the coding sequence ATGACAAATGTAGCAATTAACGGTTTTGGACGCATTGGGCGTCTGGTCTTAAGAGTGATTTTAAATAGCCATCCCGAACTGAATGTTGTTGCTATAAACGATCTTACGGATGCTAAAACACTGGCACATCTATTTAAATATGACAGTGTGCATAAGATTTTTCCCGGCAATGTTTCCAGCGAAGAGAATTATTTGGTGGTGAATGGAAAGAAGTTCAGGATTTTTGCAGAAAAAGACCCTGAAGTTCTTCCCTGGAAGGATTTGGGAGTGGAATTTGTAATTGAATCTACCGGTATCTTCACTTCCCGAGAAAAGGCCTCCAAACATTTAAAAGCAGGCGCTAAAAAGGTTATTTTAACGGCTCCGGCAAAAGATGAAATTGATGCTACAATCGTGATGGGAGTAAATCATACTACTTTGAAGGCAGAACATTCAATCGTTTCCAATGCTTCCTGCACTACAAACTGCCTGGCTCCGATAGCAAAAGTTTTGCAGGATAAATTTGGCATCCTGAATGGCTTAATGACTACTATTCATAGCTATACAAACGACCAGAGAATTTTAGACCTGCCCCACAGTGATTTGCGTAGAGCCAGGGCTGCCGCAATGAGTATGATTCCAACTTCCACTGGAGCAGCCAAAGCTATCGGTTTGGTTATTCCTGAACTGAAAGGCAAACTGGATGGAGTAGCAATTAGAGTTCCTACCCCGGATGGTTCTTTAGTTGATTTATGCGTCAACCTGGAAGTGGAAGTGACTAAAGAAGAAGTAAATGCGGCAATGAAAGAAGCAGCGGAAACCTACCTGAAGGGTTATTTAATGTACACGGAAGAGCCAATTGTGTCTATTGATGTGGTAGGAAATAGCTATTCCTCTATCTATGATGCTTTGATAACTTATACCAAAGGTAAAATGGTGAAGGTCTTCAGCTGGTATGATAACGAATATGGCTATTCCAACAGGGTAGTTGATTTGCTGGAATATATGCGGATGCTGTAA
- a CDS encoding BglII/BstYI family type II restriction endonuclease, with amino-acid sequence MNIIYEYSHLGGVEILIVKYPEILKVIKKVIEDIAPHKTKISKEKTMRGKSLVAPKDLNIQFKEKFENLGFKELRDTFNIELPNYKTKIIGSYKQIDFCLGKVLIEVQFGKYPFMFYDLAKFQYFYNENKADVGIEIVPCYQLHKSMSTGVSYGEQLINDIERLKRHFPAVPVAIYLIDI; translated from the coding sequence ATGAATATAATTTATGAATACTCACATCTTGGTGGCGTGGAAATATTGATAGTGAAATATCCTGAAATCCTGAAAGTGATAAAGAAAGTGATTGAAGACATCGCACCACATAAAACTAAGATTAGTAAAGAAAAAACAATGAGAGGTAAATCCCTTGTCGCCCCTAAAGACCTTAATATACAATTCAAAGAAAAATTTGAGAATTTGGGGTTTAAAGAACTAAGAGACACTTTTAATATTGAATTACCGAATTATAAAACGAAAATAATCGGCTCTTACAAGCAAATTGATTTCTGTCTGGGAAAAGTTCTTATTGAGGTTCAGTTTGGCAAGTATCCTTTTATGTTTTATGACCTTGCCAAGTTTCAATATTTCTACAACGAAAATAAAGCTGATGTAGGAATAGAAATCGTTCCCTGCTATCAATTGCATAAATCAATGTCCACAGGGGTATCTTATGGAGAACAACTGATTAACGATATTGAAAGGTTAAAAAGGCACTTTCCGGCAGTTCCGGTAGCAATCTATCTAATTGATATATAA
- a CDS encoding site-specific DNA-methyltransferase: protein MIKISNNWNSDSTLCLFQGDCLELLDSIPDSVIQLVVTSPPYNIGKKYEKRKPLNQYLEWQKKVITECFRVLKTSGSICWQVGNYIDNGEIVPLDIVLYPFFEELGLKLRNRIIWHFGHGLHSSKRFSGRYEVILWFTKSDAYTFNLDPVRIPQKYPEKRYFKGNKKGELSCNPLGKNPSDVWDIPNVKANHIEKTIHPAQFPVELVERLILSMTNENDWTLDPFMGTGTTQIASLMHNRKSCGAEILDEYYEITLQRINRAFSGDLKIRPMERPIFNPDHPEDIKPVAVNLNQIKENQSELDLVWGNEK, encoded by the coding sequence ATGATCAAAATAAGCAATAATTGGAATTCTGATTCCACTCTCTGTTTGTTTCAGGGTGATTGCCTGGAATTGCTTGATTCTATACCGGATTCAGTTATTCAGTTAGTTGTAACTTCACCACCCTATAACATTGGAAAGAAATATGAAAAGCGTAAACCTTTAAATCAGTATCTTGAATGGCAAAAGAAAGTTATTACAGAATGCTTTAGAGTGCTAAAAACAAGCGGCAGTATTTGTTGGCAGGTAGGAAATTATATAGATAACGGAGAAATTGTCCCTTTGGATATTGTGTTGTATCCTTTTTTTGAGGAATTGGGTTTAAAACTGCGCAATAGAATAATCTGGCATTTCGGGCATGGTTTGCATTCTTCCAAAAGGTTTTCCGGACGCTATGAGGTAATTCTCTGGTTCACTAAAAGCGATGCATATACTTTTAATTTAGACCCTGTGCGCATTCCGCAAAAGTATCCTGAGAAACGCTATTTTAAGGGAAATAAAAAAGGTGAATTATCCTGCAATCCTTTAGGTAAAAACCCTTCCGATGTTTGGGATATTCCCAATGTTAAAGCAAATCATATAGAAAAGACAATTCACCCTGCTCAATTTCCTGTAGAATTGGTAGAACGCCTGATTTTATCTATGACTAATGAAAATGATTGGACTTTAGACCCTTTTATGGGAACAGGAACAACTCAAATTGCTTCGCTTATGCATAACCGAAAAAGCTGTGGAGCAGAAATTCTGGATGAATATTATGAAATTACTTTGCAAAGAATTAATAGGGCTTTTTCCGGTGACCTGAAAATACGCCCTATGGAAAGACCGATTTTTAATCCGGATCATCCTGAAGATATAAAACCGGTTGCGGTAAATTTAAACCAGATAAAAGAAAATCAATCGGAACTTGATTTGGTTTGGGGTAATGAAAAATGA
- a CDS encoding class II fructose-bisphosphate aldolase: MFLSGAQLKEVFLKAKKQRFGIIASNVVFDTQIRALVQGYAAVNSDGLIQMSTGACKYAAGTSQDLQIGAKMISTMVKTFSGQFPKCGIGLHIDHATPNYFDFIKFCIENDLVSSVMVDASAEKLEDNIRITKEVVDLAHKYNILVEGEIGHIKGAEDEIVSEDELYTKPEEALEFVIKTGVDLFAASVGTNHGVTKGENVVLHLDLIKEIDNLLIKNGVERGLVLHGASGLTDWQQQTAIANGVVKINKDTHYQMDMASAIQEYWEKEKYAIVCPPDVDPANYIPNKSKFDPRKWLSKGEEKMQKTIMGFCKMSGSAENSILL, translated from the coding sequence ATGTTTCTATCCGGTGCACAACTGAAAGAGGTTTTCCTCAAAGCCAAAAAACAGCGTTTTGGTATTATTGCATCCAATGTTGTTTTTGACACTCAAATCAGAGCTCTTGTTCAGGGCTATGCTGCTGTCAATTCAGATGGCTTAATTCAAATGAGTACCGGTGCCTGTAAATATGCGGCAGGCACTTCTCAGGATTTGCAAATTGGAGCCAAAATGATTTCCACGATGGTGAAGACCTTTTCCGGGCAATTTCCCAAATGTGGAATTGGGCTTCATATTGATCATGCCACCCCTAACTATTTTGATTTTATTAAGTTCTGTATTGAAAATGACCTTGTTTCTTCCGTGATGGTAGATGCTTCAGCAGAAAAACTGGAAGATAATATCAGGATTACTAAAGAGGTTGTGGATTTGGCGCATAAATATAATATTCTGGTGGAAGGTGAAATTGGTCATATCAAGGGTGCTGAAGATGAAATTGTTTCGGAAGATGAACTCTATACTAAACCCGAAGAAGCACTGGAATTTGTAATCAAGACCGGTGTAGACCTCTTTGCTGCTTCCGTAGGCACAAATCATGGCGTTACCAAAGGTGAAAATGTTGTCCTGCACTTGGATTTGATTAAGGAAATTGATAACCTGCTGATAAAAAATGGTGTGGAAAGAGGATTGGTTTTACATGGCGCTTCCGGCTTAACTGACTGGCAACAACAAACGGCTATTGCCAACGGGGTAGTAAAAATCAATAAAGATACTCACTACCAGATGGATATGGCTTCTGCTATTCAGGAATATTGGGAAAAAGAAAAATATGCCATTGTCTGCCCTCCCGATGTTGACCCCGCTAACTATATACCTAATAAAAGCAAGTTTGATCCCCGTAAATGGCTAAGTAAAGGTGAAGAAAAAATGCAGAAGACCATTATGGGTTTCTGCAAAATGTCCGGTAGCGCAGAAAATAGTATTTTGCTATAA
- a CDS encoding chitobiase/beta-hexosaminidase C-terminal domain-containing protein, with protein MRKTLFIVMLTLSFIGGLFAQVNIQAGQNVTQNLDGLGTSATATLPAGWKADKNNSVRLVGAYSAAVTATERAGGNNMSSSAGNGIYNYGAGPADTAEDRAVGFISSSSATKSGNVYVQLTNNGSSAINSFTISYNVEKYRMGTNSAGFSIQMYYSNDGTTWTSAGSSFLTSFPADASNNGYASAPGATVPVSATLSYSLSAGSSLYLAWNYSVTNGSTTSNAQGLGIDDVSITAEGTASPTIVVNGTLTPFSTYTGTPSAHQTYTLSGQNLTGNITVTAPTGFALSTDGTTYTGNLSLPATFNGTVYVRLTGATAGTFSGNIIHSSSGATNVNLAVEGTVTNPSPMIEITASLTDFSTLLGTPSPEQQYTVTGLFLTAGISVTAPTGYELSTDNTTYSNTLNLASSFSGTVYVRLTGATAGTFSGNIVHSSTGAETQNLAVNGTVTDPNAYNTYLAEEFNYTAGTTLTSNGWIAHSGAGSHPIIVADEGLVYPGYYAYQGLAAQTVFSGSAEDVHKTFANQTSGTFYVSFLFNASEAKTSADYFFHFGPNPISTDFKGRVFVQKDASNNLRFGISKANGISETAATPYNYALNTTYLIVMKYVIVSGTTNDEVYMWVNPVIGQTEPAPQLTASDLTGADIAGIGAVAIRQANNTPIAKIDGIRVTNDWAKLWEGTPMETPAIHTSTTELDPLESIVNLPSDEIRDYTLWGTNILGGITVTAPNGFQVSTSQTEGWASSITVPADFNASIYVRMLASAIGEYEGNIVHTSAGAEPVNVRVTGEALPTPVTWNITANLTPFSAQAGTPSAVQSYTLSAPGAVDPIQITTTYPFELSSNGTSDWTTSLSLSYNYIGNVYVRMNASGAGTFNGLINHNTTYANEYQLSVSGTATPQPGMASDLFFSEYIEGSSNNKAIEIFNGTGGPIDLSNYKVCLFTNGSLTPTNTLNLTGTLNHSDVYVIAHASANADILALSDTTASVTFFNGNDALGLYKLGTTETLIDVIGTIGTDPGTINWPVAGIASATAEHTLIRKPSVTQGNLDWATSAGTNADDSQWVVYAIDYIADLGMHTFGNVVVKPTFNPPAGAYASSINVTISTTTPGAVIHYTTDGSEPTESSDIYSNPIPVSSDTTIKAKGYATGFSPSGIATAFYDFSENVATIAQLRAGTVGSAYRLTGEAVLTFQQANRNQKYIQDATAAIVIDDPNGIITTTYNLYDGITGIAGTLSLYSGLLQFVPLADPGAATSHNNTIVPVTRTLATITSADQAKLLKIYSVTLTPNITGVFAATAENITAMDASGTLIMRTFPGADYAGTTIPTDPVDIICLGGQYNDTMQFSPRFLADITPAAGILEAPLVNISQVAGTINLSWIAVNGATNYRIESADDPYGTWTTVTTTANLFYSGAAASKKFYRVIAIN; from the coding sequence ATGAGAAAGACATTGTTTATAGTTATGTTGACCCTTTCTTTTATAGGAGGGTTATTCGCTCAGGTAAACATTCAAGCAGGACAAAATGTTACCCAAAACCTTGATGGTTTAGGAACATCTGCTACTGCAACTTTACCTGCAGGTTGGAAAGCAGATAAGAACAATTCAGTCCGCTTGGTTGGAGCTTATTCTGCAGCAGTAACTGCCACTGAAAGAGCAGGCGGTAATAATATGAGCTCTTCGGCTGGGAATGGAATCTATAACTATGGTGCAGGACCAGCAGATACTGCTGAAGACCGTGCAGTTGGTTTTATATCTTCCAGCTCTGCCACAAAAAGTGGTAATGTTTATGTTCAGCTTACCAATAACGGCAGCAGTGCCATCAATTCTTTTACCATAAGCTACAATGTGGAAAAATACAGGATGGGAACTAATTCAGCCGGTTTTTCCATCCAAATGTATTATTCCAATGATGGAACAACCTGGACAAGTGCAGGAAGTTCATTTTTAACTTCTTTCCCGGCTGATGCTTCCAATAATGGTTATGCTTCTGCCCCGGGAGCTACAGTTCCTGTTAGTGCCACTTTATCTTACTCTCTATCCGCAGGAAGCTCTTTGTATCTTGCCTGGAACTATTCTGTAACAAATGGTTCAACTACTTCCAACGCTCAAGGCCTAGGTATTGATGATGTAAGCATAACTGCCGAAGGAACAGCTTCACCCACCATTGTAGTAAATGGAACTTTAACTCCTTTTTCCACTTATACCGGTACTCCTTCAGCGCATCAAACCTACACTTTGAGCGGGCAAAATTTAACCGGAAATATCACTGTTACCGCTCCCACAGGTTTTGCTCTTTCTACTGATGGAACTACCTATACCGGCAATTTGTCTTTACCGGCTACTTTTAACGGAACTGTTTATGTGCGTTTAACAGGAGCCACAGCAGGAACTTTTTCCGGTAATATAATCCATTCCAGTTCGGGAGCAACTAATGTAAATTTAGCTGTGGAAGGAACTGTTACCAATCCTTCTCCGATGATAGAGATTACTGCCAGTTTAACTGATTTCAGCACTTTATTGGGAACTCCTTCTCCAGAACAACAGTATACGGTAACCGGATTATTTCTAACTGCAGGAATAAGTGTTACTGCACCTACCGGTTATGAACTTTCTACAGATAATACTACTTATTCTAACACCCTTAATTTAGCCAGTTCTTTTAGCGGAACTGTTTATGTGCGTTTAACCGGAGCTACAGCAGGAACTTTTTCCGGCAACATAGTCCATTCCAGCACAGGAGCTGAGACCCAAAACTTAGCCGTAAACGGAACAGTAACAGACCCGAATGCTTATAACACTTATTTAGCTGAGGAATTTAATTATACCGCGGGAACAACATTAACTTCCAATGGTTGGATTGCTCATAGTGGAGCTGGTAGCCATCCTATTATCGTAGCTGATGAAGGACTTGTCTATCCTGGCTATTATGCTTATCAGGGTTTAGCGGCACAGACGGTTTTTTCCGGTTCTGCGGAAGATGTTCATAAAACCTTTGCTAATCAGACCTCGGGAACTTTTTATGTCTCCTTTCTGTTCAATGCTTCGGAAGCTAAAACATCAGCTGATTATTTCTTCCACTTCGGGCCCAACCCTATCAGTACTGATTTCAAAGGTAGGGTTTTTGTCCAAAAAGATGCCTCCAATAACTTAAGATTTGGTATTTCAAAAGCGAATGGTATTTCCGAAACCGCCGCCACTCCTTACAACTATGCCTTAAATACTACTTATCTGATTGTAATGAAATATGTTATTGTTTCGGGAACCACTAACGATGAGGTCTATATGTGGGTTAATCCTGTTATCGGACAAACTGAACCCGCACCTCAGCTTACCGCTTCTGATTTAACAGGAGCTGATATAGCAGGAATTGGAGCTGTGGCTATCCGCCAGGCAAATAACACTCCTATAGCCAAAATTGATGGCATCAGAGTAACTAATGATTGGGCTAAACTTTGGGAAGGAACTCCAATGGAGACGCCAGCTATTCATACCAGCACAACCGAACTTGATCCTTTGGAAAGCATTGTGAATCTTCCTTCAGATGAAATTAGGGACTACACTTTATGGGGAACCAATATCTTAGGTGGAATAACTGTTACCGCACCCAACGGCTTTCAGGTTTCTACTTCGCAAACAGAAGGATGGGCTTCCAGTATTACTGTTCCGGCTGATTTCAATGCTAGTATCTATGTTCGTATGTTGGCTTCTGCCATTGGTGAATATGAGGGCAATATTGTTCATACCAGTGCCGGTGCCGAACCGGTTAATGTTCGTGTTACGGGAGAAGCTCTTCCCACACCTGTAACCTGGAACATTACTGCCAATTTAACTCCTTTTAGTGCCCAAGCGGGAACTCCTTCAGCAGTTCAATCATATACTCTAAGTGCACCCGGTGCTGTTGATCCTATCCAAATTACTACTACTTATCCTTTTGAATTAAGTTCAAACGGCACAAGTGACTGGACAACTTCTTTGTCCTTAAGCTATAACTATATTGGCAATGTTTATGTCCGAATGAACGCATCGGGAGCAGGAACTTTTAATGGGCTAATTAACCACAATACTACTTATGCTAATGAATATCAACTGTCTGTTAGTGGAACCGCTACACCTCAACCCGGAATGGCAAGTGACTTATTTTTCTCGGAATATATTGAAGGCAGCAGTAATAATAAAGCAATTGAAATCTTCAACGGAACCGGTGGACCGATTGATTTAAGCAATTACAAGGTTTGCCTTTTTACTAACGGTTCTTTAACACCAACAAATACTTTAAATTTAACCGGAACTCTTAATCATTCGGATGTTTATGTTATTGCCCACGCTTCTGCCAATGCAGATATACTTGCTCTATCAGATACAACTGCAAGTGTTACTTTTTTCAATGGAAATGACGCTCTGGGACTATATAAACTTGGAACTACAGAAACCTTGATAGATGTTATTGGCACTATTGGAACGGATCCTGGAACTATCAATTGGCCTGTTGCCGGAATAGCTTCTGCAACTGCCGAACATACTTTAATTCGTAAACCTTCTGTTACTCAGGGTAATTTGGATTGGGCAACAAGTGCTGGAACTAATGCAGATGATAGTCAGTGGGTTGTTTATGCTATAGATTATATTGCTGATTTGGGAATGCATACTTTTGGCAATGTGGTAGTTAAACCTACTTTTAATCCTCCTGCCGGTGCTTATGCCAGTTCTATCAATGTAACGATCAGCACAACTACTCCTGGAGCTGTTATTCACTATACTACAGATGGTTCTGAACCCACAGAGTCCTCTGATATTTACAGCAATCCAATTCCCGTCAGTTCAGATACAACTATAAAAGCTAAGGGTTATGCCACCGGCTTTTCACCTTCTGGAATTGCCACTGCTTTTTATGATTTTTCGGAAAATGTAGCCACTATAGCTCAACTCCGAGCCGGAACTGTAGGTAGTGCCTATCGTCTTACCGGAGAAGCAGTTCTTACTTTCCAGCAGGCAAATCGTAATCAAAAATATATCCAGGATGCTACCGCAGCTATTGTTATTGACGACCCGAACGGGATAATAACCACAACCTATAATCTCTATGATGGCATTACCGGTATAGCAGGAACTTTATCTTTGTATTCAGGTCTTTTGCAATTTGTTCCCCTTGCTGATCCGGGTGCCGCAACTTCTCATAACAATACCATTGTTCCAGTAACAAGAACCCTGGCTACCATCACTTCTGCTGATCAAGCAAAGCTGTTAAAGATTTATAGCGTAACCTTAACACCCAATATTACAGGTGTTTTTGCTGCCACAGCAGAAAATATTACTGCCATGGATGCTTCCGGAACTTTAATAATGAGAACTTTCCCCGGTGCCGATTATGCCGGAACAACTATTCCTACAGACCCTGTGGATATTATCTGTCTGGGTGGACAATATAATGATACAATGCAATTTAGTCCCCGTTTTCTGGCAGATATAACTCCCGCTGCAGGAATTTTGGAAGCACCGCTTGTTAATATTTCTCAAGTGGCTGGAACGATAAACCTTAGCTGGATTGCAGTTAATGGAGCAACTAACTATAGAATTGAATCCGCAGATGATCCTTATGGAACCTGGACTACAGTAACAACTACTGCCAATCTATTCTATAGTGGAGCAGCTGCTTCTAAAAAATTCTATCGGGTGATAGCAATCAACTAA